AGGTATATCGTGATTTGTGGGGATAGTGAATCGTATAGATGATTTCTACCCCGCGGTGTTTGTTGCgttcttttcctttgtttGCGGAAATTTTGGCGGGACCAGCAAGTGCGAATTGAGGTGTTTTTCTTATGACTCCGAGGCTGGCTCTCGGGGCGCATATCGCATTTTCAAACGTCATGAGCCGTTTTGGGGGTTGCAATGGCCCACCAGTTATCTTTCTCGTACCCGGATTCCAGCACACGACCGCCAGCATTGCCGATATCACGCTCAAGCTCGCCTTCCGCGTACAGGTGGTAGTAGCGATGGAAAGTCTGGGGTTTATCACCCTTACGAACCCAAGGAACCATTCGATCTTGCTCATCACCCTTGTCCCAACCTCGGCGGCTATTCTTTTGCTCGAGGGCCCAGGCGTAGATCAGAATCTTCCCGCCCTCCTGCGTCTCTGAACCATGCTTTACAGTTCGCAAGATTTCGACAACTGCTTGAACTCGCCGAGCCGGAGTAGAAAGATGATGCACCACCGCGATTGAGATCGCAAAGTCAAAAGTTGCATCCCGGTGTGGGAGGTCAAGGATATCAGCCACCACAGTCGAATGTGGCTGGTGCTGCAGAGCAATCCGAGCCAGATTTTCAGATCTGCCATTCAGGTTAGCCCAGACCAAGTCAAAAGGGTATACATTGGACGGCCGGAATGGTATCCCAAGTAAAGCAGTCTAtagaaaatccaaaaatccaaTAATCCAACAATTCATTTCAAAAACATACCTATCTGAAGCAATGATAAAAACGTCTCGATTGACCATCAAGTTTTTGCCGTTACCACACCCTACATCTAGACCCACTGCGCCTGGTACTAGGTTTTTGAGGAATCGCTCGACTATAGGCCAAGGCTGGAAAAGTGGTTAGTTGGAAGGGACTTTAAGGTGGTGGTCGCTAGTAACACACCTTGTAACGGGTGGCAGAGAAATGTTGAGCAATCTCTTGGTACACCTCATGGACGTTTTGCTGTTCATACGCTTCGCCTGTCGGTTGGGACGCCATGATGCTCTCGTCGCGAAAAAGATGAGATTTGTTGAAGTGAAAAGTCGAGGCGAGAGTGAATATCACGTGGCTTGCGATTTGTAACGGGCCATAATATCTAcatcatccatggatattCGTGGTGTGACTTTATGTAGATCTACAGAAAGCATAGAGTATAATGCTTGAATGACGTTGAATTTGACTGTGTGACccgtcttttttttccctccaAAATTGGGAAAATCATCAAGTGCGTGAAAGTCATGTTTAAAAAAAGGGTCATGAGTCTTGAAGTTCTAAATGCTGTTCCAATGACAATGCAAGCTACTATGATATAGTACATAGTCTATGTCGCATAGCGTACTGGAGTATAGAGCCTATAAAGACTGATGGGATTGGTTTTAGTAAGGGAGCTAGATTGGAATTGCTCGATGACAATAACTATAACAACGTATAAAACATGcaataacccccccccccccccccccgcaaAGAAACTGTAATTTTCCCAATCTTCCAAGGGCAACTCGAATTATATACGTTTTTGTAAAGATTAACTTGTTTTACTGTACATTTTGTTTTGTAGACTAGCCACCTTCCATCAACCATCATACGCTGTGATGTAGAACGTTGAATGTTGACTTACATTGATATCCACTTCAGGCAATTGTTGATCCATATTACACCAAAGAAGGGTGTCCATCGGTTGCACCTTGTCCTCCGCCAAGCTCATATCTCATTTGCCAATTTCAATCTCACCTGCGTGCAGCATCAAGCGGTACCTGTTCCCGGTGGGAGACCGCTTACTAATAATTGCTTCGTCAAGATTGGGCGACGTTCCTTTTCCTGTCAACCACAGAGCATAAGAATCAATTGTAAGTACTATCTACCCCGCTCTAGGACTGTCCTTTTTGACTAGAATGATTTGTGTTCATACTATCAATTGCTACAAATTTTCTCTGGCAAGTGCCAGCTTCCTGTGAGCCCCTCAGGGGAACTTGATATTAACAATCCAGTATGCATGCCGACTGCATCGTCtattcttgtttttttcgAGGGGGGCTCATATGGACTACGGATTCTTGAATCTGACTGTCTGATTTCAATTTCGTTTCCTTTGAATCTCTTCCTACCATGAGGAACTTGCATCGATTCACAGCCCACTCTAACATTTGTTTCTAGAAGAACGAAAAAAATTAAGTCAAGGGACACAGAGACAAGATGGCATTCCAGCCTACACCGATGGATATCTCCGTCATCATCACAAATGCCGCTTTAGCCAAGCCCGGGAACTCGGAGCCTCGGTTCCTGACTGAACGCCGCATCACTCCAACCTGGACGGTGATGCAGGTGAAGGCAAAGCTGGAGACTATGACGGGAATTCCACCAGGATGCCAGCGCCTGCGGGTGAAAGTCCCTGGTCGACCTGATCAATGGGCCGATGGAGACGACCGCCTGATTGGGGACTGGGGGTTGGTAAAGGGTTCGGAAATTGAGGTTAGTCCTCTTTACTTTCTGTGTTCTGCGaaattctttttcttttgaaggagggaggggggggggggaggacTCTGCTCTGGCTGCTTTACCGGACACAAAATGCCATGTATTTGATTGAAGTTGTCAGAGCAAGATAATGTGATGgattccaaatccaaatacATACTGATCTGTATCCTCAACAGGTCAATGACAGCCGCCCACAAACCATGCGGGCTAACTTCACCGACCTTTCATCGGTTGAGAAATATGTTCTACCGACTGAGACATATGAGGCCCGTTCGGACTCCGTATTGGCTTGGAAGAAGAACCAGAAGCTTGGCCGATTTGATCCCAACGCTCTATCCCCGGAAGATGCTCTGCGCCATCAAGTTGAGAAAGACCAGAAAGAGGTTCAAACAAGAGGTTCGTTGAAACAAACATCTGAACTGTCATTGcgatttcttttcttcattgGTCTAATGCCATTTTAACAGGAATCACTATTGCTAAACGAGCTATCGTTCTACCTTCATCTCCGCCGCACATTCGACGCGGCACGATCCGCTTCGTTGGACCTGTTTCAACTATTCCTATTATTGGCCCGGGTCGAGAGCTGCAACAGGATGCAGAACTTCCGGCAGATCTCCAGCCAATCTGGGTCGGGATTGAGCTTGACGAGCCGATGGGGAAGAATGACGGTAGTGTGGGCGGACAGCGCTACTTCGAGTGCTTAGACAATAGGGGCGTCTTTGTGAAGCCCGAGAAGGTCGAGGTCGGAGAGTTCCCCCCGTTGAGTCTAGACGACGACCTAGATGACATAATGGAAGAGATTTGAGACTCTGGGTAATTTATACTTTGAACGTATGCATGTTGAGATTTTTGAATAAACGAAGTTCTGATTCCCAGCTTCTCTCAGTTGCTCTTCCATAACCAATTATCACCAATAGATACTGCATAATTAACTAGAGCAATAGGCGAGAAAAAACGCCAAATTCCCTGGTAATCATATGAAAACAAATCGCTGAAGAACGAATAACAATAAAAAGGCAACTAGACGCCCACGGAATAAAATGTCAGGGTATCCACGTAGAAAGGAGGTATCATGGCGCGTTGTCAATGTCTACAAACATGAGAACAGGTATGGAGGACAGCTAATGGAAGTGATCATTTTCctgtcttcttctgcttgccCTTGGGGCGGCCTTTGGATTTCTTAGCAGGGACAGGCACAGGGGCGGTGGGAGTGTCGGCTTCAAATTCGCTCTCAGGGCCGGCATCTTGAGACATCTGCGGTGTGTCGTCTTCGTTCTCGTTCTCATCGGGGACACAACCTTGCGTGAAGAAAAGTCGAGCCTCTTTTTGATGGGTGTTTGCAAAGCTATAATAGTTACCTAGAAAGGGACCACACGGTCAATTCAGTGATACAAATCAAAAGCCAGAGAAAATGAGACTCACCACGAGGAACTTGGAAAACACAACCTTTTCCAGCACTAAACTGGACACCTGAGATATCCACTTGAACACGCCCGTGGCAGACATAAAAGACCATGTGCATTTTCTTCGAGTTCTTAGGTTTCTTGACTCCATCAGGCGGGAGCTCCACAACCCCAGACCCGATGAACGACGAGCTAAGCAGCTTCGCAAATCGGAATGTTGAGTCTTTGACTTCTCTGGTTTCGATTCCAGAGGGAGCATATGCAATGTCTGTATCAAGATAAACTTAGTGACGGAACCAACTATCAAGGGGTTGGGGTTCAAACCTAGaacttcctcctccttcGAACTGGTCTGTGTTTTTCCATCCCATTTGAGGGTGTAGCCATGAAGAACACCGCCTTCCTTTTCCCAGAGAtcaacatcttcatcctcgtctgaagagtcatccttttgtgtcTTAGGCTTGGACTTGTGGGACGTTGAGCGtttccccttcttcttcctcttttcaGGTTCTTGCTCCTCGGTGCGAATGACCTCTTTGATGGTTGAAAGAGGAAATCGATGTCCCTCGGCTGCCTCCCCATCACCAAAGATGCACCGTTCATTGCGCCAGTATGCTAGCGGCCGGACCGAAACACGCCCAGAGCGAGTGTGAGTCGCACTGTTATCGGTGGGATTTTCACGTTTGAGGATATACAAACTTCGGCCTTTCAAAGGACCTGTGCGGTTGGCGTAATTCTCAACTACTCGACTTAATTCTGATTCCAAAGGTTCACGCACCGGTGGAGATGCTTTGGGAGCGTTCCGCTTTTTGGTTGGTCTAGGGTCGGCATCGTTTTCGACGTCACGGCGCTGAGACTTTGGACGTCCGTGCGGCGCAGGGGGTTTCGCCTGACTCTTGTC
Above is a window of Penicillium digitatum chromosome 2, complete sequence DNA encoding:
- a CDS encoding Cell polarity protein (Alp11), putative; its protein translation is MAFQPTPMDISVIITNAALAKPGNSEPRFLTERRITPTWTVMQVKAKLETMTGIPPGCQRLRVKVPGRPDQWADGDDRLIGDWGLVKGSEIEVNDSRPQTMRANFTDLSSVEKYVLPTETYEARSDSVLAWKKNQKLGRFDPNALSPEDALRHQVEKDQKEVQTRGITIAKRAIVLPSSPPHIRRGTIRFVGPVSTIPIIGPGRELQQDAELPADLQPIWVGIELDEPMGKNDGSVGGQRYFECLDNRGVFVKPEKVEVGEFPPLSLDDDLDDIMEEI
- a CDS encoding Methyltransferase type 11 — encoded protein: MASQPTGEAYEQQNVHEVYQEIAQHFSATRYKPWPIVERFLKNLVPGAVGLDVGCGNGKNLMVNRDVFIIASDRSENLARIALQHQPHSTVVADILDLPHRDATFDFAISIAVVHHLSTPARRVQAVVEILRTVKHGSETQEGGKILIYAWALEQKNSRRGWDKGDEQDRMVPWVRKGDKPQTFHRYYHLYAEGELERDIGNAGGRVLESGYEKDNWWAIATPKTAHDV
- a CDS encoding Cupin, RmlC-type, with protein sequence MARGPGKARNFDYSNVGTKGRRTGISLKEGRRDEHGMEEVDGLFSSPEKSPVELNGFEDVENDSSVGSEGMSMDEGNAPDPMDFLKGTNGSRTSFLPPPAARSPMKTGLTGSPRRTSAFQSTPDPQDIESSSPSDGKSFAGAQGESRQDPSPLSTRSVNVGRSNHRNGTRQTPSTKAQLAAEFEPAIIHDFSDFSDGDENANAFAAVPQEDFGDSLDVDSDSVAADELPDSPGQDQRDHDDNSSTANTTPPREEPAVASKSTKRAAPKTAKADKSQAKPPAPHGRPKSQRRDVENDADPRPTKKRNAPKASPPVREPLESELSRVVENYANRTGPLKGRSLYILKRENPTDNSATHTRSGRVSVRPLAYWRNERCIFGDGEAAEGHRFPLSTIKEVIRTEEQEPEKRKKKGKRSTSHKSKPKTQKDDSSDEDEDVDLWEKEGGVLHGYTLKWDGKTQTSSKEEEVLDIAYAPSGIETREVKDSTFRFAKLLSSSFIGSGVVELPPDGVKKPKNSKKMHMVFYVCHGRVQVDISGVQFSAGKGCVFQVPRGNYYSFANTHQKEARLFFTQGCVPDENENEDDTPQMSQDAGPESEFEADTPTAPVPVPAKKSKGRPKGKQKKTGK